In a genomic window of Coregonus clupeaformis isolate EN_2021a chromosome 27, ASM2061545v1, whole genome shotgun sequence:
- the LOC121541480 gene encoding 28S ribosomal protein S2, mitochondrial-like, whose protein sequence is MAAGVLTKGLRGLHHPWLVAAGYSCSGPLYAIAAAVKTLPLQTDSTAVTDKILNLPLEMPDFFRLSELFSLKDLFDARVHLGHKKGCRHRLMEPYLFGSRLDQDIIDLDQTVEHLQSALNFTAHIAYRGGVILFVSRRRQFGHLVESTAQDCGEYAHTRYWQGGLLTNAPIQYGPGVRLPDLIVFLSTLNNVFQQHVGVRDAAKMNIPTVGVVDSNCNPSLVTYPVPGNDDTPAAMELYCRLFKMTINRAKDKRRQMELLQGLSAAGLTPGS, encoded by the exons ATGGCAGCTGGAGTTCTTACCAAAG GTTTGCGCGGGCTCCACCACCCCTGGCTTGTTGCAGCCGGATATTCCTGTAGTGGACCTCTCTATGCGATTGCTGCGGCTGTCAAAACACTCCCCTTGCAAACTGACAGCACAG CTGTCACTGACAAGATCCTGAACCTTCCCCTTGAAATGCCAGATTTCTTCCGCTTGTCAGAACTGTTCTCGTTGAAAGATCTATTCGATGCCAGAGTTCACCTCGGCCACAAGAAAGGCTGCAGACACAG GCTGATGGAGCCCTACCTGTTCGGCAGTCGACTGGACCAGGACATCATCGACCTGGACCAGACAGTGGAGCACCTCCAGAGCGCCCTAAACTTCACCGCCCACATCGCCTACCGCGGCGGCGTCATCCTCTTCGTCTCCCGCCGCCGCCAGTTCGGTCACCTGGTGGAGAGCACAGCGCAAGACTGCGGAGAATACGCCCACACACGCTACTGGCAGGGCGGCCTGCTCACCAACGCACCCATCCAGTACGGCCCGGGGGTTCGGCTGCCTGACCTCATCGTCTTCCTCTCAACGCTCAACAATGTCTTCCAGCAGCATGTTGGGGTCCGCGATGCGGCGAAGATGAATATACCCACAGTGGGGGTGGTGGACTCTAACTGCAACCCCAGCCTGGTGACTTACCCGGTGCCTGGGAATGACGACACGCCAGCCGCTATGGAGCTGTACTGCCGCCTGTTCAAGATGACCATCAACCGAGCCAAGGACAAAAGGAGACAGATGGAGCTGCTGCAGGGTCTATCGGCAGCTGGCCTCACACCAGGCTCCTAG